CTTTGCAAAGTTTTATTTAAAAAATCTTGATTTTTGCCTTTCTTCCCAGCATCTTGAAAGCTTACAACTTTTTTCAAACTATTTACTTGAAATGGGACTAATAAAAGGAAAACCCGATTTCAGAATAATTAATATTTAAGGTTTTTTATTTTTAAATATAATCATTGTAAATAGTTAATTATATTACTTTTTAAGTAAATTTTTTGACAAAAACAAGTAAAATCCCTATATTAGTCTTAAACTTGCATTAGGAGTCTAAGATGAAAATAGAGACTGTAAAAATGAAAAGTAAACAAACGGGAGGTAAGACTCTTTATTACATAATGAGAGGACAGGTTATACATCCAAAGGATAATCCTGAAGATTACAAAATAGAGCTTGGAAAAAGGAAAACATTTGATTTCTTAGTAGTTGTTGGTAGTAGAGGAGTTTATATCCTTGATAGAGATACTCTTGTGGAATGTGCCAAAAAATCCTGGCTTTCCTATCTGGAAAAATATAAGCATTCCAAAAGAAAAGGTGAAAAAGCAAAAGGAAATATTATTAAACATCCAATAGTTATTTATGAGAATACTATTAGAGAAACACTAAAAGAAAGGGGTTATGACCCTTGTGATTGCCGATTTATAGATTTAGTTCCAGATAGGATAAAAACTGAAGAAGAGGCTGAAGAACTACTTGATAAGATTATTGCCATTGTAGAAAACGCAAAGAAAAAGGCTGAGGTATAAGTTGGTTGTAGTTGATACAAATCTTTGGATTTACCTTTTTACAAACCAAGATATTCAAAAAAGACAGATAGTAAAAGAGCTTTTAAAATCTCTTGCTTCAAATACCGGTATTCTTATTTCTACACAAATTTATAAGGAACTCGCAAGGGTTCTAAAAGATAAAATAAAACTTTCCAATAGAGAAACTCTGGAAATATTATCAGCCATTGAGAAATTAACCCTTATTTATCCGGAAATGCCTGCGGACATAAAAAATGCAATAGATATAAGGCAGAGATACAGATTAAAATTCTTTGATAGCGTGATAATAGCATTTTGCTTTAGAAATAATATAAAAGTTTTGCTTACGGAAGATATAACAATACCAAAAGTAAAGTATCAAAATAAAGAGCTAAAATTAATTAATCCCTTAAAATAAAAGGTTGGGAGTAGATATGAAAGGAGTGATACTTGAAAATGAGATAATCTGTCCTTCAAAGGTGATATGTGTAGGTAGAAACTATACAAAGCATATTGAGGAGCTTGGGAATAAAAATCCAGAGGAAATAGTATTTTTTATAAAACCTAACTCCTCTATCTCAACTCAGCTTATAAAGCCAGACAAAAAATGCAGATATGAAGGAGAAATCTCTTTTATTTTTAGAAACAGTCAGATAGCAGGCATAGGATTTGGGATAGACCTTACACTTGTTGATGAACAAAACAGACTAAAAAGTAAAGGACTACCATGGGAAAAGGCAAAGGCATTTGATAACTCTGCTGTGTTTTCCCAGTTTGTCAAAATAGAGCCTCACCAGATAAACAATCTAAAAATGGAACTGTGGATAAATGGGCAACTAAAACAGGCAGGTGGCGTGTCTGATATGATTTATAAACCTGATGAGATTATTAGGGAAATGAAGAAGTATTTTTCTGTATATGATGGAGATATTCTGATGTGCGGCACTCCTTCAGGGGTTGGAGAATTTGAAAAAGGAGATATTTTTACAGGAAAAATCCTGATAGATAATAAACCTATAATAGAGGCGCAATGGACAGTAAAATAAGAACTGCTGATGGGACAGAGACATTTATAAACGAAGAATTTAACGAAGCATATCACAGCACAAAGGCTGGAGCCTATACAGAAAGTCTGCTTAAATTTGTTCTTCCTTGCAAAATAGACCAGCTTGCAAAAAACCAAAATCAAATAGATATTCTGGATATTGGCTTTGGACTGGGATATAACGTTGCAGTTGCTGTAGAAGTAGCCACAAAAAATAATCCGGATATTTTCCTTGAAATCATATCAGTGGAAAAAGATAAAGATATTTTCAGCAAAATAAAACATCTTGAGCTACCTAAGCAGCTTCAGGATATTTATTCTCAAATACTATCTGGACATTTTGATGGCGATATATACACAGCAACAGCTAAAAACTTTAAACTAACCATCTTATTTGGAGAGGCAAGGCAGGTTATAAAAACAATAAACCACAAATTTGATGCTGTTTTTTATGATGCCTTTTCCCCGAAAGTAAATACAGAAATGTGGACTGTTGAACTTTTTAAAAAGGTTAAAGACCTTATGAAAG
The Persephonella sp. DNA segment above includes these coding regions:
- a CDS encoding PIN domain-containing protein, whose translation is MVVVDTNLWIYLFTNQDIQKRQIVKELLKSLASNTGILISTQIYKELARVLKDKIKLSNRETLEILSAIEKLTLIYPEMPADIKNAIDIRQRYRLKFFDSVIIAFCFRNNIKVLLTEDITIPKVKYQNKELKLINPLK
- a CDS encoding fumarylacetoacetate hydrolase family protein yields the protein MKGVILENEIICPSKVICVGRNYTKHIEELGNKNPEEIVFFIKPNSSISTQLIKPDKKCRYEGEISFIFRNSQIAGIGFGIDLTLVDEQNRLKSKGLPWEKAKAFDNSAVFSQFVKIEPHQINNLKMELWINGQLKQAGGVSDMIYKPDEIIREMKKYFSVYDGDILMCGTPSGVGEFEKGDIFTGKILIDNKPIIEAQWTVK
- a CDS encoding MnmC family methyltransferase codes for the protein MDSKIRTADGTETFINEEFNEAYHSTKAGAYTESLLKFVLPCKIDQLAKNQNQIDILDIGFGLGYNVAVAVEVATKNNPDIFLEIISVEKDKDIFSKIKHLELPKQLQDIYSQILSGHFDGDIYTATAKNFKLTILFGEARQVIKTINHKFDAVFYDAFSPKVNTEMWTVELFKKVKDLMKEDAILATYSASLAVRKGLIEAGLKIGLIEPVGRKSFSTVATIKGDIPPLTEKEENRLKTSPYAVPYHDNQDLTLSREEIKSNWEKELKKRLKSTS